In the Deinococcus ficus genome, one interval contains:
- a CDS encoding flotillin family protein, translated as MPESLSLMLPFLIGLGVLLIVVFGLIGLIRAFYVKVEQGTALIVNDLSARPKVRFTGGLVIPVLYKAEVMRISLITLQVDRRGKEGLICRDNIRADITVAYYLRVNETTEDVLKVAKAIGANRASDRNAVDELFNAKFSEALKTVGKKFDFIELFEKREEFRDAVVAVIGRDLNGYVLEDVAIDYLEQTPKSMLDENNIMDAEGIRKITQLTATQNVVTNELEQNQRLAVTKKNVETREATLALERQQAEAEARQQREILTIQARESAETEKVKEEQRLLMEQARIQTTEQVEIREQERQRQVQIAEQNRLRAIAIEQERVNRAAQMEAVTTAREVKLQEVERDKVVEQGVMDVANITRERIAIDKTVAIEEERINEVRTVSAADRAKQVKVLEAEAAAQQKLLQEIKAAEAAEQAAKHRAVEMTTLAQAEFDAAARQAEAKKILAEATKVELAAPGIAEAQAQEATATAIEKVGAAEARVLEAKAEAAYKQGSAEARALAEKLAAQADGEAKMGQARATATEALGLAEATAIGKRMTAEAEGLTSKFDAMGQMSPAARSHEEYRMALETSLQQALASIEAGKEVSKENATVLADALRNARIDLVGGDGGMFEALSKAMSLGKAVEGFAGKSPLVQQLLDQYLGIRVGDDRDPPPAQTLERRETVGAD; from the coding sequence ATGCCCGAATCCCTGTCCCTGATGCTTCCCTTCCTGATCGGCCTCGGCGTGCTGCTGATCGTCGTGTTCGGATTGATCGGCCTGATCCGCGCCTTCTACGTGAAGGTCGAGCAGGGCACCGCCCTGATCGTGAACGACCTGTCCGCCCGGCCCAAGGTGCGCTTCACCGGCGGGCTGGTCATTCCCGTGCTGTACAAGGCCGAGGTGATGCGAATCTCGCTCATCACCCTGCAGGTGGACCGCCGCGGCAAGGAAGGCCTGATCTGCCGAGACAACATCCGCGCGGACATCACGGTCGCGTACTACCTGCGCGTGAACGAGACCACCGAGGACGTCCTGAAGGTCGCCAAGGCCATCGGCGCTAACCGCGCCTCGGACCGCAACGCCGTGGACGAACTGTTCAACGCCAAGTTCAGCGAGGCGCTCAAGACGGTGGGCAAGAAGTTCGACTTCATCGAACTGTTCGAGAAACGCGAGGAATTCCGGGACGCGGTGGTCGCCGTGATCGGCCGCGACCTCAACGGGTACGTGCTCGAGGACGTCGCCATCGATTACCTGGAGCAGACGCCGAAATCCATGCTGGACGAGAACAACATCATGGACGCCGAGGGCATCCGCAAGATCACGCAGCTCACCGCCACCCAGAACGTCGTCACCAACGAACTCGAACAGAACCAGCGCCTCGCCGTGACGAAGAAGAACGTCGAGACCCGCGAGGCCACCCTGGCCCTGGAACGCCAGCAGGCCGAGGCCGAAGCGAGGCAGCAGCGCGAGATCCTGACCATCCAGGCCCGCGAGAGCGCCGAGACCGAGAAGGTCAAGGAAGAGCAGCGCCTGCTGATGGAACAGGCCCGCATCCAGACCACCGAACAGGTCGAGATCCGCGAGCAGGAACGCCAGCGGCAGGTGCAAATCGCCGAGCAGAACCGCCTGCGCGCCATCGCCATCGAGCAGGAACGCGTGAACCGCGCCGCGCAGATGGAGGCCGTCACCACCGCCCGCGAGGTCAAGCTCCAGGAAGTCGAGCGGGACAAGGTCGTCGAGCAGGGCGTCATGGACGTCGCCAACATCACCCGCGAGCGCATCGCCATCGACAAGACCGTCGCCATCGAGGAAGAGCGCATCAACGAGGTGCGCACCGTGTCCGCCGCCGACCGCGCCAAGCAGGTCAAGGTGCTGGAAGCCGAAGCGGCCGCGCAGCAGAAACTCCTGCAGGAGATCAAGGCCGCCGAGGCCGCTGAGCAGGCCGCGAAACACCGCGCCGTGGAGATGACCACCCTCGCCCAGGCCGAATTCGATGCCGCCGCCCGTCAGGCCGAGGCGAAGAAGATCCTCGCCGAGGCCACCAAGGTGGAACTCGCCGCGCCCGGAATCGCCGAGGCGCAGGCGCAGGAGGCCACCGCCACCGCCATCGAGAAGGTCGGCGCCGCCGAGGCCCGCGTGCTGGAAGCCAAGGCCGAGGCCGCCTACAAGCAGGGCAGCGCCGAAGCCCGCGCCCTGGCCGAGAAACTCGCCGCGCAGGCCGACGGCGAGGCGAAGATGGGCCAGGCCCGCGCCACCGCCACCGAGGCCCTGGGCCTCGCCGAGGCGACCGCCATCGGCAAACGCATGACCGCCGAGGCCGAGGGCCTGACCAGCAAGTTCGACGCCATGGGCCAGATGAGCCCCGCCGCCCGCAGCCACGAGGAATACCGCATGGCGCTGGAAACCAGCCTGCAGCAGGCGCTCGCCAGCATCGAGGCCGGCAAGGAAGTCAGCAAGGAGAACGCCACCGTGCTGGCCGACGCGCTGCGCAATGCCCGCATCGACCTCGTCGGCGGGGACGGCGGGATGTTCGAGGCGCTGTCCAAGGCCATGTCGCTCGGCAAGGCCGTCGAGGGCTTCGCCGGCAAGAGCCCGCTGGTGCAGCAACTGCTCGACCAGTACCTGGGCATCCGCGTCGGCGACGACCGCGACCCGCCCCCCGCGCAGACGCTGGAACGGCGCGAAACCGTCGGCGCCGACTGA
- a CDS encoding DNA repair ATPase, producing MTQPPASTLADPQAPALTDAPPSAVDQAVAQGGAYEVLRQRLLTLGARVEAVATDLNTRRLAEFGDSTLALLGRFRIMTEHSSLGRDVVEVPDGRGGSLLLFGFNVFTGLKTQTRVSDVFGLYHLSDLNGQYDVEPVSPAGTFLADATFQRDFEELYAYYKDARLLQLAVRDGRLLAAFQIGARSSDMRVFRWAIRPDGTLAYLDARGNADLKLPAPFDFAWTRAGRELEVSGRHPHLNILDTLFVETSGGDLTVKVENNTETGEGIYSEPVEDRTQSLDDAQFEFAQVGSLILLKVLPYRETAWRGLVYNTVTRRVTRLDAITQACVQLPEDHGIIFPGGYYLQNGEHKAFDAVMQGMHFERALRSPNGEDVLFSFYEPEEGRSALFVYNLIARQVQAPLFAHGYALMPDGRMVLFTAESAEATRVHQMQVWQTPFTTDEFAASRPPSTTALGRLGNAELVRGISNLFNLAREIGHPDVSAPRYQLLTHSTRRLFDLHHWFTGEVAGELPQVLHDITATAESVLDEFEKVQAIRAQAQKALEDARAEQRRLLGSLQPEGWTRIQEYVDALAGLTAQRGRLMTIRDLRYIDTAAIDAMATEVQGAHARLGAATGTFLAGEQALTPFTEALRSLEAQSDAAQTTRDLAAVLDAMTDAAGDLDMLSELMTGLKVEDATERTRVVEAISGIYARLNQARARTEQKRRTLGEGEAVAQFAAQFSLYAQSITGALGLSTTPEKADEQLARLMVQLEELEGQFGEHERFLGDILAKREEVLEVFETHKQALLDERGRRAQAVQDAAGRILAGLGKRTERLGTPDDLNAFFAGDPLVVKLRDLTARLRDLGDAVKADDVEARLKAARDNAVRTLRDRSDLFEDGGHVIRLGPRHRFSVNTQPLDLTLLPRGNELAVHLTGTDFMQPLNHPVMNELRDYWPVTLPSESPDVSRAEYLAGQVLWAAQEGREGLDLARLSRLGSAELETAVRAFAAPRYREGYEKGVHDHDAARILERLLPLLRGAGTLAFPPDARAWAALVWAHLGAEEQAGWQARLTSAHAMQRLFGGRAARAEAVSALGTRIAAFLADAGLPHTPEQTAQAAEFLAEELRQTPVRLGFTQAAADLNAALDAKLAEAGLTGEVQASLDRLDGDVAGRWALLTHWLGALAAAPEFAALARHVPEAAALRLYGPQVQADVRSVALTAPVGGLLSEHPRIAQGALTLSVDDTLARLTRHRDTFVPAFERYQAARQEVIAAQRDAMRLTEFQARPLTSFVRNRLINDVYLPIIGDNLAKQMGTAGEGKRSDLMGLLMLISPPGYGKTTLMEYVAHQLGLVFMKINGPSLGHEVRSLDPVQAPDATSRQELEKLNLALEMGNNVMLYVDDIQHTHPEFLQKFISLTDATRRIEGVWQGRTKTYDLRGKKFVVVMAGNPYTESGDVFRIPDMLANRADVYNLGDVLNGREDAFLLSYIENSLTSNPVLAPLAARDLADLYLLAERAQGRDVSLGGLKHTYSDAEISEIVATLRKLMEVRDVLFRINAQYIASAAQADAYRQEPPFKLQGSYRNMNKLAEKVSPVLNDAELQALIADHYLREAQLLTTGAEENLLKLGELRGTLTPDEAARWAQIKADYRRAKKMGGDDTDTGQRMVAQLADIASGLQALGTPPGPAGAPGPDALKAALEPLLAGLTRAQEQTGQLAAALPGALQASLQGPLTELARTVQRSGPGEDLPAALHATLAPLIESLTASSERQAQTTDAIRELMDTIRRRQTPASGFVRLPATGEGRHPADPRPDQP from the coding sequence ATGACCCAACCCCCGGCTTCCACCCTTGCTGACCCCCAAGCCCCAGCCCTGACCGACGCGCCGCCCTCCGCCGTGGACCAGGCGGTGGCTCAGGGCGGCGCGTACGAGGTGCTGCGCCAGCGCCTGCTGACGCTGGGCGCGCGGGTGGAGGCCGTGGCGACCGACCTGAACACCCGCCGCCTCGCCGAGTTCGGGGACAGCACCCTGGCGCTGCTGGGCCGCTTCCGGATCATGACCGAGCACAGCAGCCTGGGCCGCGACGTGGTGGAGGTCCCGGACGGGCGGGGCGGGAGTCTGCTGCTGTTCGGGTTCAACGTGTTCACCGGCCTGAAGACCCAGACCCGCGTGAGTGACGTGTTCGGGCTGTACCACCTGTCCGACCTGAACGGCCAGTACGACGTGGAACCCGTCTCGCCCGCCGGCACCTTCCTGGCGGACGCGACCTTCCAGCGCGATTTTGAGGAGCTGTACGCGTACTACAAGGACGCCCGGCTGCTTCAGCTGGCCGTGCGGGACGGGCGGCTGCTGGCGGCCTTCCAGATCGGGGCGCGCAGCAGCGACATGCGCGTGTTCCGCTGGGCGATCCGGCCGGACGGCACGCTGGCGTACCTGGATGCCCGCGGCAACGCCGACCTGAAACTGCCCGCGCCGTTCGACTTCGCCTGGACCCGCGCCGGGCGGGAACTGGAGGTCAGCGGCCGGCACCCGCACCTGAACATCCTGGACACGCTGTTCGTGGAGACCAGCGGCGGGGACCTGACCGTGAAGGTCGAGAACAACACCGAGACCGGCGAGGGCATCTACAGCGAACCCGTCGAGGACCGCACGCAGTCCCTGGACGACGCTCAGTTCGAGTTCGCGCAGGTGGGCTCCCTGATCCTGCTCAAGGTGCTGCCGTACCGCGAGACGGCCTGGCGGGGCCTGGTGTACAACACGGTCACGCGCCGCGTCACGCGCCTGGACGCCATCACGCAGGCGTGCGTGCAGCTGCCCGAGGACCACGGCATCATCTTCCCCGGCGGGTACTACCTGCAGAACGGCGAGCACAAGGCCTTCGACGCGGTGATGCAGGGCATGCACTTCGAACGGGCCCTGCGCTCCCCGAACGGCGAGGACGTGCTGTTCTCCTTCTACGAACCGGAGGAAGGCCGCTCGGCGCTCTTTGTGTACAACCTGATCGCCCGGCAGGTGCAGGCGCCACTGTTCGCGCACGGGTACGCGCTGATGCCGGACGGCCGGATGGTGCTGTTCACCGCCGAGTCCGCCGAGGCCACCCGCGTGCACCAGATGCAGGTGTGGCAGACGCCCTTCACCACCGACGAGTTTGCCGCCAGCCGCCCGCCCAGCACCACCGCGCTGGGCCGGCTGGGCAACGCCGAACTGGTGCGCGGCATCTCCAACCTGTTCAACCTGGCGCGCGAGATCGGGCACCCGGACGTGTCCGCGCCTCGCTACCAGCTGCTCACGCACAGCACGCGGCGGCTGTTCGACCTGCACCACTGGTTCACGGGCGAGGTCGCGGGCGAGCTGCCGCAGGTGCTGCACGACATCACCGCCACTGCCGAGAGCGTGCTGGACGAGTTCGAGAAGGTGCAGGCGATCCGCGCTCAGGCGCAGAAGGCCCTGGAGGACGCCCGCGCCGAACAGCGGCGCCTGCTGGGCAGCCTGCAACCCGAGGGCTGGACGCGCATCCAGGAGTACGTGGACGCCCTGGCCGGCCTGACGGCGCAGCGCGGGCGGCTGATGACCATCCGCGACCTGCGGTACATCGACACGGCCGCCATCGATGCCATGGCCACCGAGGTGCAAGGCGCGCACGCCCGCCTGGGCGCGGCCACCGGCACCTTCCTGGCCGGAGAGCAGGCCCTGACGCCCTTCACCGAGGCGCTGCGCAGCCTGGAAGCACAGTCGGACGCCGCGCAGACCACCCGCGACCTCGCCGCCGTGCTGGACGCCATGACCGACGCCGCCGGCGACCTGGACATGCTCTCCGAACTCATGACCGGCCTGAAGGTCGAGGACGCCACCGAACGTACCCGCGTGGTTGAGGCCATCAGCGGCATCTACGCCCGGCTGAACCAGGCCCGCGCCCGCACCGAGCAGAAACGCCGCACGCTCGGCGAGGGCGAGGCGGTCGCGCAGTTCGCCGCGCAGTTCAGCCTGTACGCGCAGAGCATCACGGGCGCGCTGGGCCTGAGCACCACGCCCGAGAAGGCCGACGAGCAGCTCGCCCGCCTGATGGTGCAGCTGGAGGAACTCGAAGGCCAGTTCGGGGAGCACGAGCGCTTCCTGGGCGACATCCTCGCCAAGCGCGAGGAGGTGCTGGAGGTCTTCGAGACGCACAAACAGGCCCTGCTGGACGAGCGCGGCCGCCGCGCGCAGGCCGTGCAGGACGCCGCAGGCCGCATCCTCGCGGGCCTGGGGAAACGCACCGAGCGCCTCGGCACCCCGGACGACCTGAACGCCTTTTTCGCCGGGGACCCGCTGGTCGTGAAACTCCGCGACCTCACCGCCCGGCTGCGGGACCTCGGCGACGCCGTGAAGGCCGACGACGTCGAGGCCCGCCTGAAGGCCGCCCGGGACAACGCCGTGCGCACCCTGCGCGACCGCAGCGACCTGTTCGAGGACGGCGGGCACGTCATCCGCCTGGGGCCGCGCCACCGCTTCAGCGTGAACACCCAGCCGCTGGACCTGACCCTGCTGCCCCGCGGGAACGAACTGGCCGTGCACCTGACCGGCACGGACTTCATGCAGCCGCTGAACCACCCGGTCATGAACGAGCTGCGCGATTACTGGCCGGTCACGCTGCCGTCCGAATCGCCGGACGTGAGCCGCGCCGAGTACCTCGCCGGGCAGGTGCTGTGGGCCGCGCAGGAGGGCCGCGAGGGCCTGGACCTCGCCCGCCTGTCGCGGCTGGGCAGCGCGGAATTGGAGACGGCCGTCCGGGCGTTCGCTGCGCCCCGCTACCGCGAGGGGTACGAGAAGGGCGTGCACGACCACGACGCCGCCCGCATCCTGGAGCGGCTGCTGCCGCTGCTGCGCGGCGCGGGCACCCTCGCCTTCCCGCCGGACGCCCGCGCCTGGGCGGCCCTGGTCTGGGCGCACTTGGGCGCGGAGGAACAGGCCGGCTGGCAGGCCCGGCTGACCAGTGCCCACGCCATGCAGCGCCTGTTCGGGGGGCGCGCCGCCCGGGCCGAGGCCGTGAGCGCCCTGGGCACCCGTATCGCCGCCTTCCTGGCAGACGCCGGCCTGCCGCACACCCCGGAGCAGACCGCGCAGGCCGCCGAATTCCTGGCGGAGGAACTGCGGCAGACGCCGGTGCGCCTGGGCTTCACGCAGGCCGCCGCCGACCTGAACGCCGCGCTGGACGCGAAGCTGGCCGAGGCCGGACTCACCGGCGAGGTGCAGGCCTCGCTGGACCGCCTGGACGGCGACGTTGCCGGCCGCTGGGCGCTCCTCACCCACTGGCTGGGCGCCCTGGCCGCCGCACCCGAGTTCGCGGCGCTGGCCCGCCACGTGCCGGAAGCCGCCGCCCTGCGCCTGTACGGCCCACAGGTGCAGGCCGACGTGCGCAGCGTGGCGCTCACCGCGCCGGTAGGCGGGCTGCTCTCCGAGCATCCCCGCATCGCGCAGGGCGCGCTGACCCTCAGCGTGGACGACACCCTGGCCCGCCTGACCCGCCACCGCGACACGTTCGTGCCCGCCTTCGAGCGCTACCAGGCCGCGCGGCAGGAGGTCATCGCCGCGCAGCGGGACGCCATGCGCCTCACGGAATTCCAGGCGCGGCCGCTCACCTCGTTCGTGCGCAACCGCCTGATCAACGACGTGTACCTGCCCATCATCGGCGACAACCTCGCCAAGCAGATGGGCACCGCCGGCGAGGGCAAACGCAGCGACCTGATGGGCCTGCTGATGCTGATCTCCCCGCCCGGGTACGGCAAGACCACCCTGATGGAGTACGTCGCCCACCAGCTGGGCCTGGTGTTCATGAAAATCAACGGGCCTTCCCTGGGCCACGAGGTCCGCTCGCTGGACCCGGTGCAGGCCCCGGACGCCACCAGCCGGCAGGAACTGGAGAAACTGAACCTGGCGCTGGAGATGGGCAACAACGTCATGCTGTACGTGGACGACATCCAGCACACCCACCCGGAGTTCCTGCAGAAGTTCATCTCCCTGACCGACGCCACCCGCCGCATTGAGGGCGTGTGGCAGGGCCGCACGAAAACCTACGACCTGCGCGGCAAGAAGTTCGTGGTCGTGATGGCCGGGAACCCCTACACCGAGTCCGGCGACGTGTTCCGCATTCCCGACATGCTCGCCAACCGCGCCGACGTGTACAACCTCGGCGACGTGCTGAACGGCAGGGAAGACGCCTTCCTGCTGTCGTACATCGAGAACAGCCTGACCAGCAACCCGGTTCTCGCGCCGCTCGCCGCCCGCGACCTCGCGGACCTGTACCTGCTCGCCGAACGCGCCCAGGGCCGCGACGTGTCCCTGGGCGGCCTGAAGCACACCTACAGCGACGCCGAGATCAGCGAGATCGTCGCCACGCTGCGCAAGCTGATGGAGGTGCGGGACGTGCTGTTCCGCATCAACGCCCAGTACATCGCCAGCGCCGCCCAGGCCGACGCCTACCGCCAGGAACCGCCCTTCAAGCTGCAGGGCAGCTACCGCAACATGAACAAGCTCGCGGAGAAGGTCAGCCCCGTCCTGAACGACGCCGAACTGCAGGCCCTGATCGCCGACCACTACCTGCGCGAGGCGCAGCTCCTGACCACCGGCGCCGAGGAGAACCTGCTGAAACTGGGCGAACTGCGCGGCACCCTCACCCCCGACGAGGCCGCCCGCTGGGCGCAGATCAAGGCCGACTACCGCCGCGCGAAGAAGATGGGCGGCGACGACACCGACACCGGGCAGCGCATGGTCGCGCAACTCGCCGACATCGCCAGCGGCCTCCAGGCGCTCGGGACCCCCCCGGGCCCGGCCGGGGCTCCCGGACCGGACGCCCTGAAAGCCGCGCTGGAACCCCTGCTGGCCGGCCTGACCCGCGCGCAGGAACAGACCGGGCAGCTCGCCGCGGCCCTGCCCGGCGCGCTCCAGGCCAGCCTGCAGGGGCCCCTCACCGAACTGGCGCGCACCGTGCAGCGGTCCGGCCCGGGCGAGGACCTCCCGGCCGCCCTGCACGCCACGCTGGCCCCCCTGATCGAGAGCCTCACCGCCAGCAGCGAGCGGCAGGCGCAGACGACCGACGCCATCCGAGAGCTGATGGACACCATCCGCCGCCGCCAGACCCCGGCCTCTGGGTTCGTGCGCCTGCCCGCCACGGGGGAGGGCCGCCACCCGGCCGACCCGCGCCCCGACCAGCCCTGA
- a CDS encoding OB-fold-containig protein — protein sequence MTDFLQTALTFPTLIWSVLFALCAVYWLVAATGLVGHHHGDHGLTDPHFHAGEVHHSHGAPDATDAGLLTRLGLNGVPITVVLTLLSFCAWVITYFVHLLLLSSLPAAGRELLGLLVAVGALIPALLLTNVLVRPLRPVFRSLNTPDHQPVVGRVGVVTTSHVDGRYGQAAVQDGGAGLLLQVRCTPPERPVRGDRVVLLEYNAADHSYWVTTEDRFNA from the coding sequence ATGACGGACTTCCTGCAGACGGCCCTGACCTTCCCGACCCTGATCTGGAGCGTGCTGTTCGCGCTGTGCGCGGTGTACTGGCTGGTGGCCGCCACCGGCCTGGTCGGGCACCACCACGGCGACCACGGCCTGACCGACCCGCACTTTCACGCCGGGGAAGTGCACCACTCGCATGGCGCCCCGGACGCCACGGACGCGGGCCTGCTCACGCGGCTGGGCCTGAACGGCGTGCCCATCACGGTCGTGCTGACCCTGCTGTCCTTCTGCGCGTGGGTGATCACCTACTTCGTGCACCTGCTGCTGCTGTCCTCCCTGCCGGCCGCCGGCCGCGAGCTGCTGGGCCTGCTGGTCGCCGTGGGCGCCCTGATTCCCGCGCTGCTGCTCACGAACGTCCTGGTGCGGCCCCTGCGCCCGGTGTTCCGCAGCCTGAACACCCCCGACCATCAGCCCGTGGTGGGCCGCGTGGGCGTGGTCACCACCTCGCACGTCGATGGCCGCTACGGCCAGGCGGCCGTGCAGGACGGCGGCGCCGGGCTGCTGCTGCAGGTGCGCTGCACGCCGCCCGAACGGCCGGTGCGCGGCGACCGCGTGGTGCTGCTGGAGTACAACGCCGCCGACCACAGCTACTGGGTCACCACCGAAGACCGTTTCAACGCCTGA